The Castanea sativa cultivar Marrone di Chiusa Pesio chromosome 11, ASM4071231v1 genome contains a region encoding:
- the LOC142616817 gene encoding uncharacterized protein LOC142616817: MGDVRTPLWKKMWHLNIPEKVRIFAWPICMNAIPTMMNLNKRGVQADAICPLCRKEVETVEHAILKCDLAKAVWSNWNDCPTRISECSYDISDSALSIISQGTQKNQLVYEANTTTADQVWGTAIRMIEDFKNANNLLATGKRDEIRAWKPPPEGVFLINVDGAIPALDGHSVEETEAIAMEQGIVLAHMLGLENIMVEGDSLQTIQAVQAKDCRGVAGHIIAGIIHDLSNFQSVVFRLISRNGIGNKIAHELAQYAKRSGALKSWFGAAPEFVADLLCTDAYS; this comes from the exons ATGGGAGACGTGCGAACCCCTCTATGGAAGAAGATGTGGCACTTAAATATCCCAGAAAAAGTTCGCATTTTTGCTTGGCCAATATGTATGAATGCGATCCCCACCATGATGAATTTAAATAAGAGAGGAGTTCAAGCAGATGCCATCTGCCCCTTATGTAGAAAAGAAGTGGAAACAGTGGAGCATGCCATCCTAAAGTGTGATCTTGCCAAAGCTGTCTGGTCAAATTGGAATGACTGTCCAACAAGAATTTCAGAATGCAGCTATGACATATCTGACTCGGCTTTATCCATAATAAGCCAAGGGACTCAAAA AAATCAATTGGTGTATGAAGCCAATACAACAACAGCGGACCAGGTTTGGGGGACAGCAATCCGCATGATTGAAGACTTTAAAAATGCAAACAACTTATTGGCTACAGGAAAAAGAGATGAGATCAGAGCATGGAAGCCTCCCCCAGAAGGTGTGTTCCTCATAAATGTGGATGGAGCTATTCCGGCTTTGGATGGTCATTCTG TTGAGGAAACTGAAGCCATTGCCATGGAACAAGGCATTGTCCTTGCTCATATGTTAGGCCTGGAAAATATCATGGTGGAAGGAGACTCTTTGCAGACTATTCAAGCAGttcaagccaaagattgcaggGGAGTGGCTGGTCACATTATTGCAGGTATTATCCAtgatttgtcaaattttcagTCGGTTGTGTTCAGGCTCATAAGCAGGAATGGCATTGGCAACAAGATAGCCCATGAACTTGCACAATATGCCAAGAGGTCTGGAGCTTTAAAGAGCTGGTTTGGTGCAGCTCCAGAGTTTGTAGCTGACCTTCTTTGTACAGATGCTTACAGCTAG